One Euphorbia lathyris chromosome 1, ddEupLath1.1, whole genome shotgun sequence DNA segment encodes these proteins:
- the LOC136227153 gene encoding glycine-rich cell wall structural protein 2-like, whose product MHPQFSSFTLLFLFLIIGVTLGIPASDKKVQSPEMSTGPNSGQGSGHGPNWDYSWGWGSSPGAGWGYGSGSGRSPNGFGRGFGSGFGTGSGSGSGSGSGSGSGGAHGGGSGSGSGSGNSGGGSGGHSGNHG is encoded by the coding sequence ATGCATCCTCAATTCTCCTCTTTCACtctccttttccttttcttaaTCATCGGAGTTACTCTCGGAATCCCCGCTTCTGACAAGAAAGTCCAATCGCCGGAAATGTCTACTGGTCCTAACAGTGGCCAAGGCTCCGGTCATGGCCCCAACTGGGACTACAGTTGGGGTTGGGGATCAAGCCCCGGCGCTGGTTGGGGTTACGGTTCTGGTTCTGGCAGGTCGCCTAATGGTTTCGGCAGAGGTTTCGGATCTGGCTTTGGAACTGGCTCTGGTTCTGGCTCAGGTTCTGGCTCTGGGTCTGGCAGTGGAGGTGCACATGGCGGTGGCTCTGGATCCGGAAGTGGTTCTGGTAATTCCGGCGGTGGAAGTGGGGGTCACTCCGGCAACCACGGCTAG